The sequence ATGGGTACAGCCGTAATTTTTTCTGGTAATGGCATGAAAGATGGCTTCCCGGGGACCGGCGTACCGCATAAAGGCAGGATAGACTGAAAGAACGGTGTGGCGGTGCGGAAAATAGTTGTCAATAATGGCTTCATAACATTCCATCCGGATTTCCGCGGGTATGTCATCACCTTTGGTTTCACCGACGATTGGATGGATGAGCAAGCCGTCCACAGTCTCAAGAGCACACTTGGTGAGATATTCATGAGCCCGGTGGATGGGATTGCGTGTTTGAAAAGCCACCACTGTTTTCCACTCTTTTTCCTGAAATAGCTGCCTCAATTCAGCCGGCGAATGGCGGTATTGAGAAAATTTGCCGTGATGAGGAAACTTATAGGCTTCTACTTCACCAGCAACGTACCAATTACCCAGCTTCTGGAGCGAAGCAACACCGGGATGGGCTCCGTCACTTGTGAGGAAAACAGTTTCAGCTTCTTTCTCCTTGTCAGCTCTATAAATGTCTTCAATTGTGATTTTACCCAAAACTTCACCGCCGTTGCCCTTTAGTACTGCTTCACCGAATGATTTAAGATGCTCAGCCAATTCATCCTCCACAGGTAAAACGATGGGTAGAGACCAGATCAAACCGTTTTTTAGTCTCATCTTATTGAGGACGGATTGGTAATCGTCAGCACCCATAAAGCCGCTCAGCGGGCTTAATGCACCAATTGAGAGCATTTCAAAATCTGCCTGCCCCCTCCGTGAGAGCGTGACTACTGGCAAGTCAGAATTAACCTCTTGGGGTGCTTCCACTTGAAGATCAATTAACGTTTCGCCGTGAGGAATGCTCATTTATTTATTGTTAAATAATGGTCGTAAAATTACAAAGCCGAAGTCAACTCCCCATATCTTGCTTTTTGATTCGTAACCGAGCGGTGAGGTCAGTGATAACACCGCGATATTCAACCGATAGCATAGTAACCATTAACACCATGCTCAAAAGGGAGATGAATCGTGCCATTTTATAGGCAGAATCGTCAACTGAAAAGGTAACACTGTGGCTCCCGGTGGGAATCTGAACACCTCTGAGAACATGGTTAGTACGAAATATCTCAGTCTCCACACCATCCACATCGACCCTCCAGCCGGGACCATAATAATTTTCGGAGAGAACAAGAAAACCATCACCAGTTATCTCTGTTTCCAAAACAATTTCATTTTCAGAATATTTAATAATCTCGACTGTTCCTACTCCCATTTCTAAACTAGTCTTATCCCTATAGTTCAAAACATAAGCTATATAACTGGGATCAAATTCTGATCTCAGGATGGATGCCAGAGATTCCTGAACACTCTTAACTGATTCGACCTTCTTCACAAACCACGCTTTGGGAAGAACCTTCCTGTTCTCATACACCTTCAACTGATCGTGGAAGGCAAGGCGGAATCTCGGATCGTTCATGGTTCGCTGTGTTACCAAATACTTAACATTGAGCATATTTTGGACCGCCTCACTGTTCAACGCCTGGGCGTCCAGAAGATCCTGATAGGATCTCAACTTCACCGGCCGGTAGCCACCGACTGTTGAGAGTCCAAAGTAGGCGTACCAGTTGGTATTAAACTGTTCGACAGGCCAAATCCGGTGTAGCCCATTGTTCTCTAATAAAAATTGAACTTCCTTTGTCTGGCGGTAACCGGCTTTAATGGACCGTTCCGATCTCAAATGCATGAATTCGTTGTGGACAACCCAAAGATCAATGATGGTTATTGCTATGAAAGACAACCCTACAAAGAACGGCTTCACAGTTCCTTTAAAAGCTAACCAAAATGTAGTTAAGCCCATTCCGGATAAAACAAAAGCCACCAGTGCTCCTTTTTTAAACAAACTAATCCTTGCCCCCTTCAGTTGGGCAAATGTCTCTGGTTGATACCTGCCAGCCTCCCCCAGTTTGGAGAAAGAGAACAGTTCAGAGCCAAGGATCAGAAACAGTAGGGACAGACCAACAATGATACCAAAAACAACAATAATTCTTTTCCTTAGGTGTTCCATCTTTTCACTTTTGGATTCCAATACTTCACATATCTGATGAAGCGTTGTTGCGGAAAGAAAAGAAAGTGTGAATGGCAGTAAAATGTAGATCATGGAAGGAACCCGGAACCGTCCGAACATGGGGGAAAACTGATAAAGGGGCCAAAAGAGAACGGGGAAATGCTCTCCAAACCCTATGATAAGTATAATAACAGTGGCGACACCCATGGATAGGCTGTCCGTTTTCGGCTTCCCTATCAGGAAACCAACCACAGCCAGAACAAGGACCCCAAGCCCCATATAGTGAGTAGACTGAGTGAAAGGCATGTAACCCCAATAGGATTGAGAGTTCAGATCGCGAGTGGGAAAGTTCTGTAACCCGTAGAAGTATGGGTAAAACAACGAAATGGTTTCTTTGGGATGAAAAGACCATTGGGTGGCATACTCCCAACTGGTCCCTTTTTTTGCTTCTCCCTCAATATCCAGTGTTGAGGCGGCGCCGCGTGTGGAGTACCCCTGGAACCGGTAGATGGGCAGATATGGATCAGCCACTAGAAAACCGCTTATGACAATAGCTCCCGCCATAAGTCCGAGGCTCTGTCCGGATTTTTTCAGATCAAACTGTTTAAGTCGAAGGGCTGACCCCGCTCGCCAGAACCACAAAAACACGATGAGCATCCAGGTATAGTAAACTATCTGAACATGCTTTGTCCACAGTTGAAATGCGGTGAAAACGGCCAAAAGTAAAACCGATCTCACATTTCTGTTTTCCATCACCTTTTCCGCAAAGAGAACCACCAATGGAATGAAAGCAATGGCAAACATCTTTGCCGGATGACCGGCATTAATCAAACCAAATAGATAAGGCGACAGTGAAAAAGACAGTGCACCGAACAGGCTTGTTACCTCTGACAATCTTTTGCGCCGTAAATAAGCATTCATGCCTAGGGCCGCAATGATAAAATGGACCCAATATCTCAACCCCCATCCAAGATTCAAAAAATCGAAAATCTTTCTAAGTGGATCGGCCGGGGCATAAATGAAACCTCCGTATGACGGCATTCCTCCGAAAAGGTGGGGATACCACTGCGGCATGTTGTCGTTCTTGGAG comes from Candidatus Neomarinimicrobiota bacterium and encodes:
- the sat gene encoding sulfate adenylyltransferase; translated protein: MSIPHGETLIDLQVEAPQEVNSDLPVVTLSRRGQADFEMLSIGALSPLSGFMGADDYQSVLNKMRLKNGLIWSLPIVLPVEDELAEHLKSFGEAVLKGNGGEVLGKITIEDIYRADKEKEAETVFLTSDGAHPGVASLQKLGNWYVAGEVEAYKFPHHGKFSQYRHSPAELRQLFQEKEWKTVVAFQTRNPIHRAHEYLTKCALETVDGLLIHPIVGETKGDDIPAEIRMECYEAIIDNYFPHRHTVLSVYPAFMRYAGPREAIFHAITRKNYGCTHFIVGRDHAGVGDYYGTYDAQKIFNQFSLDELGIQPIFFEHAFYCKRTNSMATTKTSRAMDHEKIFLSGSKVREMLINGERLPEEFTRPEVKKILRRHYQNV